The Myotis daubentonii chromosome 19, mMyoDau2.1, whole genome shotgun sequence genome window below encodes:
- the C19H5orf52 gene encoding uncharacterized protein C5orf52 homolog, translating to MATSEPPPPESSLNVENETAQQHRPSVSWKLASPAASAAARKTSGPYPASAAFQRHRLISRPEINLGTQPQICFLQPRTSQPLVLFSLMNSSEAAVTKFLPKSHLSRVIIRDNLSAQRIYELEMKTVEKTKKKMSHLHDHLKKKFLMDQLRKLGRWRREFLSVRQYLDSIRVRRVDSSLKEKSSRLNQVRSSAPEP from the exons ATGGCTACCAGTGAACCTCCTCCGCCCGAGTCGTCCCTGAACGTGGAGAACGAGACTGCCCAGCAGCACAGACCCTCGGTCTCCTGGAAATTAGCCTCGCCCGCCGCCAGCGCGGCCGCCAGGAAGACCAGTGGCCCTTACCCCGCCTCAGCCGCGTTCCAGCGCCACCGGCTCATCAGCCGCCCCGAAATTAACTTAGGGACCCAGCCGCAGATCTGCTTCCTGCAGCCGCGGACCTCGCAGCCGCTGGTGCTCTTCAG CTTAATGAATTCCAGCGAAGCAGCCGTGACCAAATTTTTACCCAAGAGCCACTTATCTCGGGTGATTATTCGTGACAACCTCAGTGCGCAACGAATCTATGAGCTGGAG ATGAAAACGGTAGAAAAGACCAAGAAAAAGATGAGCCACTTGCATGACCACCTGAAGAAAAAGTTCTTGATGGACCAGTTGAGAAAGCTGGGGCGCTGGAGGCGGGAGTTCCTAAGCGTCCGGCAGTACCTGGACAGCATCCGTGTGCGCAGGGTTGACTCCAGCCTAAAAGAAAAATCCAGCCGTCTTAATCAAGTTAGAAGCTCCGCCCCAGAGCCATGA
- the DUSP18 gene encoding dual specificity protein phosphatase 18, giving the protein MTASPCTSPLQFPRPSVSGLSQITSSLYISNGVAANNRLLLSSNHITSVVNVSVEAVSTLYEDIEYVHVPVADTPTARLCDFFDPIADHIHAVGLKQGRTLLHCTAGVSRSAALGLAYLMRYHTMSLLEAHTWAKSCRPIIRPNSGFWEQLIHYEFQLFGKNTVRMVSSPVGRVPDIYEKEVRLMIPL; this is encoded by the coding sequence ATGACCGCATCTCCCTGCACCTCCCCGCTTCAGTTCCCACGGCCCTCGGTCAGCGGCCTCTCCCAGATCACCAGCAGCCTGTATATCAGCAATGGGGTGGCCGCCAACAACAGGCTCCTGCTCTCCAGCAACCACATCACCTCGGTCGTCAACGTCTCGGTGGAGGCGGTGAGTACCTTGTATGAAGACATCGAGTACGTGCACGTGCCTGTGGCCGACACTCCCACGGCACGTCTCTGTGACTTCTTCGACCCCATTGCTGACCACATCCACGCCGTCGGGCTGAAGCAGGGCCGCACACTGCTCCACTGCACAGCCGGTGTGAGCCGCTCGGCTGCCCTGGGCCTCGCCTACCTCATGAGGTACCACACCATGTCCCTGCTGGAGGCCCACACCTGGGCCAAGTCCTGTCGGCCCATCATCCGGCCCAACAGTGGATTTTGGGAGCAGCTCATTCACTATGAGTTCCAGCTGTTTGGCAAGAACACCGTGCGCATGGTCAGCTCCCCCGTGGGACGCGTCCCTGACATCTACGAGAAGGAGGTTCGTTTAATGATTCCACTGTGA